In Acinonyx jubatus isolate Ajub_Pintada_27869175 chromosome A3, VMU_Ajub_asm_v1.0, whole genome shotgun sequence, a genomic segment contains:
- the RTKN gene encoding rhotekin isoform X3, translated as MKGPFSSTAGRTAATKARLDTLCPEPPLQLASLPGTFLTLTSLSFLPMPGSHQDSGTVVGKGSLSQLPEGCNRSAEGRGQPLPSAHFFQDQGSSGRRNCGAAWCLSSTPPSGGVHKGRGSGGTKMQDRLHILEDLNMLYIRQMALSLEDTELQRKLDHEIRMREGACKLLAACSQREQALEATKSLLVCNSRILSYMGELQRRKEAQVLGKTGRRPSDSGPPAERSPCRGRVCISDLRIPLMWKDTEYFKNKGDLHRWAVFLLLQLGEHIQDTEMILVDRTLTDISFQSNVLFTEAGPDFELRLELYGACVEEEGALAGAPKRLATKLSSSLGRSSGRRVRASLESAGGSGSSPILLPTPAVGGPRYHLLAHTTLTLAAVQDGFRTHDLTLTSHEENPAWLPLYGSVCCRLVAQPLCMTQPTASGTLRVQQAGELQDWARVHGVLKGTNLFCYRQPEDADTGEEPLFTIAINKETRVRAGELDHAAGQPFTLSISNRYGEDEVTHTLQTESRGALHSWMEALWQLFFDMSQWKQCCDEIMKIETPAPRKPPQVLAKQGSLYHEMAIPTVQRPLQQRPVPHLAPVTSVREKGAGNRIWPEEEKTHVQSGSGCGAVSRRLASLASPSSAGLGVGWGGGAEAPLKLWLPRC; from the exons ATGAAAGGGCCTTTTTCTTCCACAGCTGGGAGAACAGCTGCCACCAAAGCAAGACTGGACACTCTGTGCCCAGAGCCCCCTCTGCAGCTGGCCTCCCTTCCTGGGACCTTCCTCACTCTCACCTcgctttcctttcttcccatgcCTGGCTCCCACCAGGACTCTGGAACAGTGGTAGGCAAGGGAAGTTTGTCACAGCTGCCAGAGGGGTGTAACAGGAGTGCAGAGGGACGAGGgcagcctctgccctctgcccacttCTTTCAAGACCAGGGAAGCAGCGGGAGGAGGAATTGTGGAGCAGCGTGGTGCCTGTCCAGCACCCCCCCCTCTGGAGGGGTCCACAAGGGAAGGGGCAGTGGGGGCACAAAGATGCAGGACAGATTGCACATCCTGGAGGACCTGAATATGCTCTACATTCGACAGATGGCGCTCAGCCTGGAG GACACAGAGTTGCAGAGAAAGCTAGACCATGAGATCCGGATGAGGGAAGGGGCCTGCAAGCTGCTGGCGGCCTGCTCCCAGCGAGAGCAAGCTTTGGAGGCCACCAAGAGCCTGTTGGTGTGCAACAGTCGCATCCTCAGCTACATGGGTGAGCTGCAGCGGCGTAAGGAGGCGCAGGTGCTGGGCAAGACAGGCCGGAG GCCTTCTGACAGCGGGCCGCCTGCTGAGCGCTCCCCCTGCCGTGGCCGGGTCTGCATCTCTG ACCTCCGGATTCCACTCATGTGGAAGGACACAGAATATTTCAAGAACAAAGGTG ACCTGCACCGCTGGGCTGTGTTCCTGCTGCTGCAGCTAGGGGAACACATTCAGGACACAGAGATGATCCTGGTGGACAGGACCCTCACAGACATCTCCTTTCAGAGCAACGTGCTCTT CACCGAGGCAGGGCCAGACTTTGAACTGCGACTGGAGCTGTATGGGGCCTGCGTGGAAGAGGAGGGGGCCCTGGCTGGAGCCCCCAAGAGGCTTGCCACCAAACTCAGCAGCTCCCTAGGCCGCTCCTCAGGGAGGCGTGTCCGGGCATCGCTGGAGAGTGCTGGGGGTTCGGGGAGCAGTCCCATTTTGCTTCCGACCCCAGCTGTGGG GGGTCCTCGTTACCACCTCCTGGCTCACACCACGCTCACCCTGGCAGCAGTGCAAGATGGGTTCCGCACACACGACCTCACCCTCACCAGCCATG AGGAGAACCCCGCCTGGCTTCCCCTTTATGGTAGCGTGTGTTGCCGCCTGGTGGCTCAACCTCTTTGCATGACTCAGCCTACCGCAAGTGGTACCCTCAGGGTGCAG CAAGCTGGGGAGCTGCAGGACTGGGCACGAGTGCATGGAGTCCTGAAAGGCACAAACCTCTTCTGTTACCGGCAACCTGAAGACGCAGACACTGGGGAAGAACCGTTGTTTACTATCGCCATCAACAAG GAGACTCGAGTCCGGGCAGGGGAGCTGGACCACGCTGCGGGCCAGCCCTTCACCCTGAGCATCAGTAACCGGTATGGGGAGGACGAGGTGACACACACCCTTCAGACAGAGAGTCGAGGAGCCCTGCACAGCTGGATGGAGGCTCTGTGGCAGCTTTTCTTTGACATGA GCCAATGGAAGCAGTGCTGTGATGAAATCATGAAAATTGAAACCCCTGCTCCCCGGAAACCACCCCAAGTACTGGCCAAGCAGGGGTCCTTGTACCATGAGATGG cCATCCCCACGGTCCAGAGGCCTCTTCAGCAAAGGCCCGTCCCGCACTTGGCTCCAGTCACCAgtgtgagagagaaaggtgctggcAACAGGATCTggccagaggaagagaagaccCATGTGCAGTCAGGCTCTGGATGCGGCGCTGTCAGTAGAAGGTTGGCCAGCTTGGCCTCACCTTCCTCTGCTGGACTTGGGgtaggctggggaggaggagcagaagccCCTCTTAAGCTGTGGTTGCCAAGGTGTTGA
- the RTKN gene encoding rhotekin isoform X1 translates to MKGPFSSTAGRTAATKARLDTLCPEPPLQLASLPGTFLTLTSLSFLPMPGSHQDSGTVVGKGSLSQLPEGCNRSAEGRGQPLPSAHFFQDQGSSGRRNCGAAWCLSSTPPSGGVHKGRGSGGTKMQDRLHILEDLNMLYIRQMALSLEDTELQRKLDHEIRMREGACKLLAACSQREQALEATKSLLVCNSRILSYMGELQRRKEAQVLGKTGRRPSDSGPPAERSPCRGRVCISDLRIPLMWKDTEYFKNKGDLHRWAVFLLLQLGEHIQDTEMILVDRTLTDISFQSNVLFTEAGPDFELRLELYGACVEEEGALAGAPKRLATKLSSSLGRSSGRRVRASLESAGGSGSSPILLPTPAVGGPRYHLLAHTTLTLAAVQDGFRTHDLTLTSHEENPAWLPLYGSVCCRLVAQPLCMTQPTASGTLRVQQAGELQDWARVHGVLKGTNLFCYRQPEDADTGEEPLFTIAINKETRVRAGELDHAAGQPFTLSISNRYGEDEVTHTLQTESRGALHSWMEALWQLFFDMSQWKQCCDEIMKIETPAPRKPPQVLAKQGSLYHEMAIEPLDDIAAVTDILAQREGTRLETPPPWLAMFTEQPALPTPCSPASVAPAPARTHPMPWGRPRTFSLDAVPPDHSPGASRSVAPLPQQPSPRSRGLFSKGPSRTWLQSPV, encoded by the exons ATGAAAGGGCCTTTTTCTTCCACAGCTGGGAGAACAGCTGCCACCAAAGCAAGACTGGACACTCTGTGCCCAGAGCCCCCTCTGCAGCTGGCCTCCCTTCCTGGGACCTTCCTCACTCTCACCTcgctttcctttcttcccatgcCTGGCTCCCACCAGGACTCTGGAACAGTGGTAGGCAAGGGAAGTTTGTCACAGCTGCCAGAGGGGTGTAACAGGAGTGCAGAGGGACGAGGgcagcctctgccctctgcccacttCTTTCAAGACCAGGGAAGCAGCGGGAGGAGGAATTGTGGAGCAGCGTGGTGCCTGTCCAGCACCCCCCCCTCTGGAGGGGTCCACAAGGGAAGGGGCAGTGGGGGCACAAAGATGCAGGACAGATTGCACATCCTGGAGGACCTGAATATGCTCTACATTCGACAGATGGCGCTCAGCCTGGAG GACACAGAGTTGCAGAGAAAGCTAGACCATGAGATCCGGATGAGGGAAGGGGCCTGCAAGCTGCTGGCGGCCTGCTCCCAGCGAGAGCAAGCTTTGGAGGCCACCAAGAGCCTGTTGGTGTGCAACAGTCGCATCCTCAGCTACATGGGTGAGCTGCAGCGGCGTAAGGAGGCGCAGGTGCTGGGCAAGACAGGCCGGAG GCCTTCTGACAGCGGGCCGCCTGCTGAGCGCTCCCCCTGCCGTGGCCGGGTCTGCATCTCTG ACCTCCGGATTCCACTCATGTGGAAGGACACAGAATATTTCAAGAACAAAGGTG ACCTGCACCGCTGGGCTGTGTTCCTGCTGCTGCAGCTAGGGGAACACATTCAGGACACAGAGATGATCCTGGTGGACAGGACCCTCACAGACATCTCCTTTCAGAGCAACGTGCTCTT CACCGAGGCAGGGCCAGACTTTGAACTGCGACTGGAGCTGTATGGGGCCTGCGTGGAAGAGGAGGGGGCCCTGGCTGGAGCCCCCAAGAGGCTTGCCACCAAACTCAGCAGCTCCCTAGGCCGCTCCTCAGGGAGGCGTGTCCGGGCATCGCTGGAGAGTGCTGGGGGTTCGGGGAGCAGTCCCATTTTGCTTCCGACCCCAGCTGTGGG GGGTCCTCGTTACCACCTCCTGGCTCACACCACGCTCACCCTGGCAGCAGTGCAAGATGGGTTCCGCACACACGACCTCACCCTCACCAGCCATG AGGAGAACCCCGCCTGGCTTCCCCTTTATGGTAGCGTGTGTTGCCGCCTGGTGGCTCAACCTCTTTGCATGACTCAGCCTACCGCAAGTGGTACCCTCAGGGTGCAG CAAGCTGGGGAGCTGCAGGACTGGGCACGAGTGCATGGAGTCCTGAAAGGCACAAACCTCTTCTGTTACCGGCAACCTGAAGACGCAGACACTGGGGAAGAACCGTTGTTTACTATCGCCATCAACAAG GAGACTCGAGTCCGGGCAGGGGAGCTGGACCACGCTGCGGGCCAGCCCTTCACCCTGAGCATCAGTAACCGGTATGGGGAGGACGAGGTGACACACACCCTTCAGACAGAGAGTCGAGGAGCCCTGCACAGCTGGATGGAGGCTCTGTGGCAGCTTTTCTTTGACATGA GCCAATGGAAGCAGTGCTGTGATGAAATCATGAAAATTGAAACCCCTGCTCCCCGGAAACCACCCCAAGTACTGGCCAAGCAGGGGTCCTTGTACCATGAGATGG CTATTGAGCCGCTGGATGACATCGCAGCGGTGACAGACATCCTGGCCCAGCGGGAGGGCACAAGGCTGGAGACACCCCCACCCTGGCTAGCAATGTTTACAGAACAGCCTGCCCTGCCTACCCCCTGCTCACCTGCCTCagtggccccagccccagctcggACCCACCCCATGCCCTGGGGGCGACCCCGAACATTCTCCCTGGATGCTGTCCCCCCAGACCACTCCCCTGGGGCTTCCCGCTCGgtcgcccctctcccccagcagcCATCCCCACGGTCCAGAGGCCTCTTCAGCAAAGGCCCGTCCCGCACTTGGCTCCAGTCACCAgtgtga
- the RTKN gene encoding rhotekin isoform X2 — protein sequence MKGPFSSTAGRTAATKARLDTLCPEPPLQLASLPGTFLTLTSLSFLPMPGSHQDSGTVVGKGSLSQLPEGCNRSAEGRGQPLPSAHFFQDQGSSGRRNCGAAWCLSSTPPSGGVHKGRGSGGTKMQDRLHILEDLNMLYIRQMALSLEDTELQRKLDHEIRMREGACKLLAACSQREQALEATKSLLVCNSRILSYMGELQRRKEAQVLGKTGRRPSDSGPPAERSPCRGRVCISDLRIPLMWKDTEYFKNKDLHRWAVFLLLQLGEHIQDTEMILVDRTLTDISFQSNVLFTEAGPDFELRLELYGACVEEEGALAGAPKRLATKLSSSLGRSSGRRVRASLESAGGSGSSPILLPTPAVGGPRYHLLAHTTLTLAAVQDGFRTHDLTLTSHEENPAWLPLYGSVCCRLVAQPLCMTQPTASGTLRVQQAGELQDWARVHGVLKGTNLFCYRQPEDADTGEEPLFTIAINKETRVRAGELDHAAGQPFTLSISNRYGEDEVTHTLQTESRGALHSWMEALWQLFFDMSQWKQCCDEIMKIETPAPRKPPQVLAKQGSLYHEMAIEPLDDIAAVTDILAQREGTRLETPPPWLAMFTEQPALPTPCSPASVAPAPARTHPMPWGRPRTFSLDAVPPDHSPGASRSVAPLPQQPSPRSRGLFSKGPSRTWLQSPV from the exons ATGAAAGGGCCTTTTTCTTCCACAGCTGGGAGAACAGCTGCCACCAAAGCAAGACTGGACACTCTGTGCCCAGAGCCCCCTCTGCAGCTGGCCTCCCTTCCTGGGACCTTCCTCACTCTCACCTcgctttcctttcttcccatgcCTGGCTCCCACCAGGACTCTGGAACAGTGGTAGGCAAGGGAAGTTTGTCACAGCTGCCAGAGGGGTGTAACAGGAGTGCAGAGGGACGAGGgcagcctctgccctctgcccacttCTTTCAAGACCAGGGAAGCAGCGGGAGGAGGAATTGTGGAGCAGCGTGGTGCCTGTCCAGCACCCCCCCCTCTGGAGGGGTCCACAAGGGAAGGGGCAGTGGGGGCACAAAGATGCAGGACAGATTGCACATCCTGGAGGACCTGAATATGCTCTACATTCGACAGATGGCGCTCAGCCTGGAG GACACAGAGTTGCAGAGAAAGCTAGACCATGAGATCCGGATGAGGGAAGGGGCCTGCAAGCTGCTGGCGGCCTGCTCCCAGCGAGAGCAAGCTTTGGAGGCCACCAAGAGCCTGTTGGTGTGCAACAGTCGCATCCTCAGCTACATGGGTGAGCTGCAGCGGCGTAAGGAGGCGCAGGTGCTGGGCAAGACAGGCCGGAG GCCTTCTGACAGCGGGCCGCCTGCTGAGCGCTCCCCCTGCCGTGGCCGGGTCTGCATCTCTG ACCTCCGGATTCCACTCATGTGGAAGGACACAGAATATTTCAAGAACAAAG ACCTGCACCGCTGGGCTGTGTTCCTGCTGCTGCAGCTAGGGGAACACATTCAGGACACAGAGATGATCCTGGTGGACAGGACCCTCACAGACATCTCCTTTCAGAGCAACGTGCTCTT CACCGAGGCAGGGCCAGACTTTGAACTGCGACTGGAGCTGTATGGGGCCTGCGTGGAAGAGGAGGGGGCCCTGGCTGGAGCCCCCAAGAGGCTTGCCACCAAACTCAGCAGCTCCCTAGGCCGCTCCTCAGGGAGGCGTGTCCGGGCATCGCTGGAGAGTGCTGGGGGTTCGGGGAGCAGTCCCATTTTGCTTCCGACCCCAGCTGTGGG GGGTCCTCGTTACCACCTCCTGGCTCACACCACGCTCACCCTGGCAGCAGTGCAAGATGGGTTCCGCACACACGACCTCACCCTCACCAGCCATG AGGAGAACCCCGCCTGGCTTCCCCTTTATGGTAGCGTGTGTTGCCGCCTGGTGGCTCAACCTCTTTGCATGACTCAGCCTACCGCAAGTGGTACCCTCAGGGTGCAG CAAGCTGGGGAGCTGCAGGACTGGGCACGAGTGCATGGAGTCCTGAAAGGCACAAACCTCTTCTGTTACCGGCAACCTGAAGACGCAGACACTGGGGAAGAACCGTTGTTTACTATCGCCATCAACAAG GAGACTCGAGTCCGGGCAGGGGAGCTGGACCACGCTGCGGGCCAGCCCTTCACCCTGAGCATCAGTAACCGGTATGGGGAGGACGAGGTGACACACACCCTTCAGACAGAGAGTCGAGGAGCCCTGCACAGCTGGATGGAGGCTCTGTGGCAGCTTTTCTTTGACATGA GCCAATGGAAGCAGTGCTGTGATGAAATCATGAAAATTGAAACCCCTGCTCCCCGGAAACCACCCCAAGTACTGGCCAAGCAGGGGTCCTTGTACCATGAGATGG CTATTGAGCCGCTGGATGACATCGCAGCGGTGACAGACATCCTGGCCCAGCGGGAGGGCACAAGGCTGGAGACACCCCCACCCTGGCTAGCAATGTTTACAGAACAGCCTGCCCTGCCTACCCCCTGCTCACCTGCCTCagtggccccagccccagctcggACCCACCCCATGCCCTGGGGGCGACCCCGAACATTCTCCCTGGATGCTGTCCCCCCAGACCACTCCCCTGGGGCTTCCCGCTCGgtcgcccctctcccccagcagcCATCCCCACGGTCCAGAGGCCTCTTCAGCAAAGGCCCGTCCCGCACTTGGCTCCAGTCACCAgtgtga
- the RTKN gene encoding rhotekin isoform X5 has protein sequence MFSRNHRSRVTVARGSALEMEFKRGRFRLSLFSDPPEDTELQRKLDHEIRMREGACKLLAACSQREQALEATKSLLVCNSRILSYMGELQRRKEAQVLGKTGRRPSDSGPPAERSPCRGRVCISDLRIPLMWKDTEYFKNKGDLHRWAVFLLLQLGEHIQDTEMILVDRTLTDISFQSNVLFTEAGPDFELRLELYGACVEEEGALAGAPKRLATKLSSSLGRSSGRRVRASLESAGGSGSSPILLPTPAVGGPRYHLLAHTTLTLAAVQDGFRTHDLTLTSHEENPAWLPLYGSVCCRLVAQPLCMTQPTASGTLRVQQAGELQDWARVHGVLKGTNLFCYRQPEDADTGEEPLFTIAINKETRVRAGELDHAAGQPFTLSISNRYGEDEVTHTLQTESRGALHSWMEALWQLFFDMSQWKQCCDEIMKIETPAPRKPPQVLAKQGSLYHEMAIEPLDDIAAVTDILAQREGTRLETPPPWLAMFTEQPALPTPCSPASVAPAPARTHPMPWGRPRTFSLDAVPPDHSPGASRSVAPLPQQPSPRSRGLFSKGPSRTWLQSPV, from the exons ATGTTCTCCCGAAACCACCGGAGCCGGGTCACCGTGGCCAGGGGCTCCGCCCTGGAGATGGAGTTCAAACGCGGCCGCTTCCGACTCAGCCTCTTCAGCGACCCACCCGAG GACACAGAGTTGCAGAGAAAGCTAGACCATGAGATCCGGATGAGGGAAGGGGCCTGCAAGCTGCTGGCGGCCTGCTCCCAGCGAGAGCAAGCTTTGGAGGCCACCAAGAGCCTGTTGGTGTGCAACAGTCGCATCCTCAGCTACATGGGTGAGCTGCAGCGGCGTAAGGAGGCGCAGGTGCTGGGCAAGACAGGCCGGAG GCCTTCTGACAGCGGGCCGCCTGCTGAGCGCTCCCCCTGCCGTGGCCGGGTCTGCATCTCTG ACCTCCGGATTCCACTCATGTGGAAGGACACAGAATATTTCAAGAACAAAGGTG ACCTGCACCGCTGGGCTGTGTTCCTGCTGCTGCAGCTAGGGGAACACATTCAGGACACAGAGATGATCCTGGTGGACAGGACCCTCACAGACATCTCCTTTCAGAGCAACGTGCTCTT CACCGAGGCAGGGCCAGACTTTGAACTGCGACTGGAGCTGTATGGGGCCTGCGTGGAAGAGGAGGGGGCCCTGGCTGGAGCCCCCAAGAGGCTTGCCACCAAACTCAGCAGCTCCCTAGGCCGCTCCTCAGGGAGGCGTGTCCGGGCATCGCTGGAGAGTGCTGGGGGTTCGGGGAGCAGTCCCATTTTGCTTCCGACCCCAGCTGTGGG GGGTCCTCGTTACCACCTCCTGGCTCACACCACGCTCACCCTGGCAGCAGTGCAAGATGGGTTCCGCACACACGACCTCACCCTCACCAGCCATG AGGAGAACCCCGCCTGGCTTCCCCTTTATGGTAGCGTGTGTTGCCGCCTGGTGGCTCAACCTCTTTGCATGACTCAGCCTACCGCAAGTGGTACCCTCAGGGTGCAG CAAGCTGGGGAGCTGCAGGACTGGGCACGAGTGCATGGAGTCCTGAAAGGCACAAACCTCTTCTGTTACCGGCAACCTGAAGACGCAGACACTGGGGAAGAACCGTTGTTTACTATCGCCATCAACAAG GAGACTCGAGTCCGGGCAGGGGAGCTGGACCACGCTGCGGGCCAGCCCTTCACCCTGAGCATCAGTAACCGGTATGGGGAGGACGAGGTGACACACACCCTTCAGACAGAGAGTCGAGGAGCCCTGCACAGCTGGATGGAGGCTCTGTGGCAGCTTTTCTTTGACATGA GCCAATGGAAGCAGTGCTGTGATGAAATCATGAAAATTGAAACCCCTGCTCCCCGGAAACCACCCCAAGTACTGGCCAAGCAGGGGTCCTTGTACCATGAGATGG CTATTGAGCCGCTGGATGACATCGCAGCGGTGACAGACATCCTGGCCCAGCGGGAGGGCACAAGGCTGGAGACACCCCCACCCTGGCTAGCAATGTTTACAGAACAGCCTGCCCTGCCTACCCCCTGCTCACCTGCCTCagtggccccagccccagctcggACCCACCCCATGCCCTGGGGGCGACCCCGAACATTCTCCCTGGATGCTGTCCCCCCAGACCACTCCCCTGGGGCTTCCCGCTCGgtcgcccctctcccccagcagcCATCCCCACGGTCCAGAGGCCTCTTCAGCAAAGGCCCGTCCCGCACTTGGCTCCAGTCACCAgtgtga
- the RTKN gene encoding rhotekin isoform X7 — MREGACKLLAACSQREQALEATKSLLVCNSRILSYMGELQRRKEAQVLGKTGRRPSDSGPPAERSPCRGRVCISDLRIPLMWKDTEYFKNKGDLHRWAVFLLLQLGEHIQDTEMILVDRTLTDISFQSNVLFTEAGPDFELRLELYGACVEEEGALAGAPKRLATKLSSSLGRSSGRRVRASLESAGGSGSSPILLPTPAVGGPRYHLLAHTTLTLAAVQDGFRTHDLTLTSHEENPAWLPLYGSVCCRLVAQPLCMTQPTASGTLRVQQAGELQDWARVHGVLKGTNLFCYRQPEDADTGEEPLFTIAINKETRVRAGELDHAAGQPFTLSISNRYGEDEVTHTLQTESRGALHSWMEALWQLFFDMSQWKQCCDEIMKIETPAPRKPPQVLAKQGSLYHEMAIEPLDDIAAVTDILAQREGTRLETPPPWLAMFTEQPALPTPCSPASVAPAPARTHPMPWGRPRTFSLDAVPPDHSPGASRSVAPLPQQPSPRSRGLFSKGPSRTWLQSPV, encoded by the exons ATGAGGGAAGGGGCCTGCAAGCTGCTGGCGGCCTGCTCCCAGCGAGAGCAAGCTTTGGAGGCCACCAAGAGCCTGTTGGTGTGCAACAGTCGCATCCTCAGCTACATGGGTGAGCTGCAGCGGCGTAAGGAGGCGCAGGTGCTGGGCAAGACAGGCCGGAG GCCTTCTGACAGCGGGCCGCCTGCTGAGCGCTCCCCCTGCCGTGGCCGGGTCTGCATCTCTG ACCTCCGGATTCCACTCATGTGGAAGGACACAGAATATTTCAAGAACAAAGGTG ACCTGCACCGCTGGGCTGTGTTCCTGCTGCTGCAGCTAGGGGAACACATTCAGGACACAGAGATGATCCTGGTGGACAGGACCCTCACAGACATCTCCTTTCAGAGCAACGTGCTCTT CACCGAGGCAGGGCCAGACTTTGAACTGCGACTGGAGCTGTATGGGGCCTGCGTGGAAGAGGAGGGGGCCCTGGCTGGAGCCCCCAAGAGGCTTGCCACCAAACTCAGCAGCTCCCTAGGCCGCTCCTCAGGGAGGCGTGTCCGGGCATCGCTGGAGAGTGCTGGGGGTTCGGGGAGCAGTCCCATTTTGCTTCCGACCCCAGCTGTGGG GGGTCCTCGTTACCACCTCCTGGCTCACACCACGCTCACCCTGGCAGCAGTGCAAGATGGGTTCCGCACACACGACCTCACCCTCACCAGCCATG AGGAGAACCCCGCCTGGCTTCCCCTTTATGGTAGCGTGTGTTGCCGCCTGGTGGCTCAACCTCTTTGCATGACTCAGCCTACCGCAAGTGGTACCCTCAGGGTGCAG CAAGCTGGGGAGCTGCAGGACTGGGCACGAGTGCATGGAGTCCTGAAAGGCACAAACCTCTTCTGTTACCGGCAACCTGAAGACGCAGACACTGGGGAAGAACCGTTGTTTACTATCGCCATCAACAAG GAGACTCGAGTCCGGGCAGGGGAGCTGGACCACGCTGCGGGCCAGCCCTTCACCCTGAGCATCAGTAACCGGTATGGGGAGGACGAGGTGACACACACCCTTCAGACAGAGAGTCGAGGAGCCCTGCACAGCTGGATGGAGGCTCTGTGGCAGCTTTTCTTTGACATGA GCCAATGGAAGCAGTGCTGTGATGAAATCATGAAAATTGAAACCCCTGCTCCCCGGAAACCACCCCAAGTACTGGCCAAGCAGGGGTCCTTGTACCATGAGATGG CTATTGAGCCGCTGGATGACATCGCAGCGGTGACAGACATCCTGGCCCAGCGGGAGGGCACAAGGCTGGAGACACCCCCACCCTGGCTAGCAATGTTTACAGAACAGCCTGCCCTGCCTACCCCCTGCTCACCTGCCTCagtggccccagccccagctcggACCCACCCCATGCCCTGGGGGCGACCCCGAACATTCTCCCTGGATGCTGTCCCCCCAGACCACTCCCCTGGGGCTTCCCGCTCGgtcgcccctctcccccagcagcCATCCCCACGGTCCAGAGGCCTCTTCAGCAAAGGCCCGTCCCGCACTTGGCTCCAGTCACCAgtgtga
- the RTKN gene encoding rhotekin isoform X6 codes for MQDRLHILEDLNMLYIRQMALSLEDTELQRKLDHEIRMREGACKLLAACSQREQALEATKSLLVCNSRILSYMGELQRRKEAQVLGKTGRRPSDSGPPAERSPCRGRVCISDLRIPLMWKDTEYFKNKGDLHRWAVFLLLQLGEHIQDTEMILVDRTLTDISFQSNVLFTEAGPDFELRLELYGACVEEEGALAGAPKRLATKLSSSLGRSSGRRVRASLESAGGSGSSPILLPTPAVGGPRYHLLAHTTLTLAAVQDGFRTHDLTLTSHEENPAWLPLYGSVCCRLVAQPLCMTQPTASGTLRVQQAGELQDWARVHGVLKGTNLFCYRQPEDADTGEEPLFTIAINKETRVRAGELDHAAGQPFTLSISNRYGEDEVTHTLQTESRGALHSWMEALWQLFFDMSQWKQCCDEIMKIETPAPRKPPQVLAKQGSLYHEMAIEPLDDIAAVTDILAQREGTRLETPPPWLAMFTEQPALPTPCSPASVAPAPARTHPMPWGRPRTFSLDAVPPDHSPGASRSVAPLPQQPSPRSRGLFSKGPSRTWLQSPV; via the exons ATGCAGGACAGATTGCACATCCTGGAGGACCTGAATATGCTCTACATTCGACAGATGGCGCTCAGCCTGGAG GACACAGAGTTGCAGAGAAAGCTAGACCATGAGATCCGGATGAGGGAAGGGGCCTGCAAGCTGCTGGCGGCCTGCTCCCAGCGAGAGCAAGCTTTGGAGGCCACCAAGAGCCTGTTGGTGTGCAACAGTCGCATCCTCAGCTACATGGGTGAGCTGCAGCGGCGTAAGGAGGCGCAGGTGCTGGGCAAGACAGGCCGGAG GCCTTCTGACAGCGGGCCGCCTGCTGAGCGCTCCCCCTGCCGTGGCCGGGTCTGCATCTCTG ACCTCCGGATTCCACTCATGTGGAAGGACACAGAATATTTCAAGAACAAAGGTG ACCTGCACCGCTGGGCTGTGTTCCTGCTGCTGCAGCTAGGGGAACACATTCAGGACACAGAGATGATCCTGGTGGACAGGACCCTCACAGACATCTCCTTTCAGAGCAACGTGCTCTT CACCGAGGCAGGGCCAGACTTTGAACTGCGACTGGAGCTGTATGGGGCCTGCGTGGAAGAGGAGGGGGCCCTGGCTGGAGCCCCCAAGAGGCTTGCCACCAAACTCAGCAGCTCCCTAGGCCGCTCCTCAGGGAGGCGTGTCCGGGCATCGCTGGAGAGTGCTGGGGGTTCGGGGAGCAGTCCCATTTTGCTTCCGACCCCAGCTGTGGG GGGTCCTCGTTACCACCTCCTGGCTCACACCACGCTCACCCTGGCAGCAGTGCAAGATGGGTTCCGCACACACGACCTCACCCTCACCAGCCATG AGGAGAACCCCGCCTGGCTTCCCCTTTATGGTAGCGTGTGTTGCCGCCTGGTGGCTCAACCTCTTTGCATGACTCAGCCTACCGCAAGTGGTACCCTCAGGGTGCAG CAAGCTGGGGAGCTGCAGGACTGGGCACGAGTGCATGGAGTCCTGAAAGGCACAAACCTCTTCTGTTACCGGCAACCTGAAGACGCAGACACTGGGGAAGAACCGTTGTTTACTATCGCCATCAACAAG GAGACTCGAGTCCGGGCAGGGGAGCTGGACCACGCTGCGGGCCAGCCCTTCACCCTGAGCATCAGTAACCGGTATGGGGAGGACGAGGTGACACACACCCTTCAGACAGAGAGTCGAGGAGCCCTGCACAGCTGGATGGAGGCTCTGTGGCAGCTTTTCTTTGACATGA GCCAATGGAAGCAGTGCTGTGATGAAATCATGAAAATTGAAACCCCTGCTCCCCGGAAACCACCCCAAGTACTGGCCAAGCAGGGGTCCTTGTACCATGAGATGG CTATTGAGCCGCTGGATGACATCGCAGCGGTGACAGACATCCTGGCCCAGCGGGAGGGCACAAGGCTGGAGACACCCCCACCCTGGCTAGCAATGTTTACAGAACAGCCTGCCCTGCCTACCCCCTGCTCACCTGCCTCagtggccccagccccagctcggACCCACCCCATGCCCTGGGGGCGACCCCGAACATTCTCCCTGGATGCTGTCCCCCCAGACCACTCCCCTGGGGCTTCCCGCTCGgtcgcccctctcccccagcagcCATCCCCACGGTCCAGAGGCCTCTTCAGCAAAGGCCCGTCCCGCACTTGGCTCCAGTCACCAgtgtga